The following proteins are co-located in the Neisseria sp. Marseille-Q6792 genome:
- a CDS encoding MacA family efflux pump subunit, whose product MAKMMKWAAVAAVAAAVWGGWSYLKPEPQVSYITETVRRGDISQTVSATGEISPSNLVSVGAQASGQIKKLYVKLGQQVKKGDLIAEINSTTQTNTLNMEKSKLETYQAKLVSAQIALGSAEKKYKRQAALWKDDATSKEDLESAQDALAAAKANVAELKALIRQSKISINTAESELGYTRITATMDGTVVAIPVEEGQTVNAAQSAPTIIQLANLDMMLNKMQIAEGDITKVKAGQDISFTILSEPDTPIKAKLDSVDPGLTTMSSGGYNSSTDTASNAVYYYARSFVPNPDGKLATGMTTQNTVEIDGVKNVLIIPSLTVKNRGGKAFVRVLGADGKAAEREIRTGMKDSMNTEVKSGLKEGDKVVISEMTAAEQQESSERVMGGPPR is encoded by the coding sequence ATGGCAAAAATGATGAAATGGGCGGCTGTTGCGGCAGTCGCGGCGGCGGTTTGGGGCGGATGGTCTTATCTGAAGCCCGAGCCGCAGGTTTCTTATATTACGGAAACGGTCAGGCGCGGCGACATCAGCCAGACGGTTTCTGCGACAGGGGAGATTTCGCCGTCGAATCTGGTATCGGTCGGCGCGCAGGCATCGGGGCAGATTAAGAAACTTTATGTCAAACTCGGACAACAGGTCAAAAAGGGCGATTTGATTGCGGAAATCAATTCGACCACGCAGACCAACACGCTCAATATGGAAAAATCCAAATTGGAAACGTATCAGGCGAAGCTGGTGTCGGCACAGATTGCATTGGGCAGTGCGGAGAAGAAATATAAGCGTCAGGCGGCGTTGTGGAAGGATGATGCGACCTCTAAAGAAGATTTGGAAAGCGCGCAGGATGCGCTTGCCGCCGCCAAAGCCAATGTTGCCGAGCTGAAGGCTTTAATCAGACAGAGCAAAATTTCCATCAATACCGCCGAGTCGGAATTGGGCTACACGCGCATTACTGCGACGATGGACGGCACGGTGGTGGCGATTCCCGTGGAAGAAGGGCAAACTGTGAACGCGGCGCAGTCCGCACCGACGATTATCCAGCTTGCCAATTTGGATATGATGTTGAACAAAATGCAGATTGCCGAGGGCGATATTACCAAGGTGAAGGCGGGGCAGGATATTTCGTTTACGATTTTGTCCGAACCGGATACGCCGATTAAGGCGAAGCTCGACAGCGTCGACCCCGGGCTGACCACGATGTCGTCGGGCGGCTACAACAGCAGTACGGATACGGCTTCCAATGCGGTCTATTATTATGCCCGTTCGTTTGTGCCCAATCCGGACGGCAAACTCGCCACGGGGATGACGACGCAGAATACGGTTGAAATCGACGGTGTGAAAAATGTGCTGATTATTCCGTCGCTGACCGTGAAAAATCGCGGCGGCAAGGCGTTTGTGCGCGTGTTGGGTGCAGACGGCAAGGCGGCGGAACGCGAAATCCGAACCGGTATGAAAGACAGTATGAATACCGAAGTGAAAAGCGGTTTGAAAGAGGGGGACAAAGTGGTCATCTCTGAAATGACCGCCGCCGAGCAACAGGAAAGTAGCGAACGCGTTATGGGCGGCCCGCCGCGCTGA
- a CDS encoding MacB family efflux pump subunit, with the protein MSLIECKNINRYFGSGENRVHILKDISLSIEKGDFVAIIGQSGSGKSTLMNILGCLDTAGSGSYRIDGIETAKMQPDELAALRRERFGFIFQRYNLLSSLTARDNVALPAVYMGMGGKERSARADKLLQDLGLASKEGNKPGELSGGQQQRVSIARALMNGGEIIFADEPTGALDTASGKNVMEIIRRLHEAGHTVIMVTHDPGIAANANRVIEIRDGEIISDTSKNPEIPTSNVGRIQEKASWSFYYDQFVEAFRMSVQAVLAHKMRSLLTMLGIIIGIASVVSVVALGNGSQKKILEDISSMGTNTISIFPGRGFGDRRSGKIRTLTIDDAKIIAKQSYVASATPMTSSGGTLTYRNTDLTASLYGVGEQYFDVRGLKLETGRLFDENDVKEDAQVVVIDQNVKDKLFADSDPLGKTILFRKRPLTVIGVMKKDENAFGNSDVLMLWSPYTTVMHQITGESHTNSITVKIKDDANTQVAEKGLTELLKARHGTEDFFMNNSDSIRQMVESTTGTMKLLISSIALISLVVGGIGVMNIMLVSVTERTKEIGIRMAIGARRGNILQQFLIEAVLICVIGGLVGVGLSAAVSLVFNHFVTDFPMDISAMSVIGAVACSTGIGIAFGFMPANKAAKLNPIDALAQD; encoded by the coding sequence ATGAGCTTGATCGAATGTAAAAACATCAACCGCTATTTCGGCAGCGGCGAGAACCGCGTCCATATTTTGAAAGACATCAGCCTGTCGATAGAGAAGGGCGATTTTGTCGCCATCATCGGGCAGTCCGGTTCGGGCAAGTCCACGCTGATGAACATACTCGGCTGTCTGGACACCGCCGGTTCCGGTTCGTACCGAATCGACGGCATCGAAACTGCCAAAATGCAGCCTGACGAACTGGCGGCATTGCGCCGCGAACGCTTCGGTTTCATCTTCCAACGCTACAACCTCTTAAGCTCGCTGACCGCAAGGGACAACGTCGCGCTGCCAGCCGTGTATATGGGTATGGGCGGCAAAGAGCGTTCCGCGCGGGCGGACAAACTCTTGCAGGATTTGGGTTTGGCAAGCAAAGAGGGCAACAAGCCCGGCGAACTCTCGGGCGGACAGCAGCAGCGCGTTTCCATCGCCCGCGCCCTGATGAACGGCGGAGAAATCATTTTCGCCGACGAGCCGACCGGCGCACTCGATACCGCCAGCGGCAAAAACGTGATGGAAATCATCCGCAGGCTGCACGAAGCCGGGCATACCGTCATTATGGTCACGCACGACCCCGGCATCGCCGCCAACGCCAACCGCGTCATCGAAATCCGGGACGGCGAAATCATTTCCGACACCTCGAAAAATCCCGAAATCCCCACAAGCAATGTCGGGAGGATTCAGGAAAAAGCCTCGTGGTCGTTTTATTACGACCAGTTTGTCGAAGCCTTCAGAATGTCGGTGCAAGCAGTATTGGCGCACAAAATGCGTTCGCTGCTGACCATGCTCGGCATCATCATCGGTATCGCTTCGGTTGTCTCCGTCGTCGCATTGGGCAACGGTTCGCAGAAAAAAATCCTCGAAGACATCAGTTCGATGGGGACGAACACCATCAGCATCTTCCCCGGGCGCGGCTTCGGCGACAGGCGCAGCGGCAAAATCAGAACCCTGACCATAGACGACGCAAAAATCATCGCCAAACAAAGCTACGTTGCTTCCGCCACGCCCATGACTTCGAGCGGCGGCACGCTGACCTACCGCAACACCGACCTGACCGCCTCGCTTTACGGCGTGGGCGAACAATATTTCGACGTGCGCGGGCTGAAGCTGGAAACGGGGCGGCTGTTTGACGAAAACGATGTGAAAGAAGACGCGCAAGTCGTCGTCATCGACCAAAATGTTAAAGACAAACTCTTTGCGGATTCGGATCCGTTGGGTAAAACCATTTTGTTCAGGAAACGCCCCTTGACCGTCATCGGCGTGATGAAAAAAGACGAAAACGCTTTCGGCAATTCCGACGTGCTGATGCTTTGGTCGCCCTATACGACCGTGATGCACCAAATCACAGGCGAGAGCCACACCAACTCCATCACCGTTAAAATCAAAGACGATGCCAACACCCAAGTCGCCGAAAAAGGGTTGACCGAGCTGCTCAAAGCGCGGCACGGCACGGAAGATTTCTTTATGAACAACAGCGACAGCATCAGGCAGATGGTCGAAAGCACCACCGGCACGATGAAGCTGCTGATTTCCTCCATCGCCCTGATTTCATTGGTGGTCGGTGGCATCGGCGTGATGAACATTATGCTGGTGTCCGTTACCGAGCGCACCAAAGAAATCGGCATACGGATGGCAATCGGCGCGCGGCGCGGCAATATTTTGCAGCAGTTTTTGATTGAGGCGGTGTTAATCTGCGTCATCGGAGGCTTGGTCGGCGTAGGTTTGTCCGCCGCCGTCAGCCTTGTATTCAATCATTTTGTAACCGACTTCCCGATGGACATTTCCGCCATGTCCGTCATCGGCGCGGTCGCCTGTTCGACCGGAATCGGCATCGCGTTCGGCTTTATGCCCGCCAATAAGGCGGCCAAACTCAATCCGATAGACGCATTGGCGCAGGATTGA
- a CDS encoding DsbC family protein: MKTKLIKILTPLTVLPLLACGQTPVSNAAQTPATAQKPAQGNVAENLKARLEKAYEAQDLKVLSVGETPIQGLYEVVISGKQIIYTDAQGNYMIVGDLIDINSRQSLTDMRAADLNKIDFASLPLDKAIKEVRGSGKLQVAVFSDPDCPFCKRLEHEFEKMTDITIYNFMMPIASLHPDAERKAQILWCQPDPVKAWTNWMRKGQFPSGSGDCENPVAETTSLGEQFGFNGTPTVVFPNGHTQSGYSPMPQLEEIIRKNQ, translated from the coding sequence ATGAAAACCAAGTTAATCAAAATCTTAACCCCCCTTACCGTCCTCCCGCTACTGGCGTGCGGTCAAACCCCAGTTTCCAATGCTGCCCAAACGCCTGCAACCGCGCAAAAACCGGCACAGGGCAATGTTGCCGAAAACCTCAAAGCACGCCTTGAAAAAGCCTATGAAGCCCAAGACCTGAAAGTCTTGAGTGTTGGTGAAACACCGATTCAAGGGCTTTACGAAGTCGTTATCAGCGGCAAACAAATCATCTACACCGACGCTCAGGGCAACTATATGATTGTCGGCGACCTTATCGACATTAATTCCCGCCAGAGCCTGACCGATATGCGCGCAGCCGATTTGAACAAAATCGATTTCGCCTCCCTGCCTTTAGATAAAGCGATTAAAGAGGTTCGCGGCAGCGGCAAGCTGCAGGTTGCCGTCTTCTCGGATCCGGACTGCCCGTTCTGCAAGCGTCTGGAACACGAATTCGAAAAAATGACCGACATCACGATTTACAACTTCATGATGCCGATTGCCAGCCTCCACCCGGATGCGGAACGCAAAGCGCAAATCCTTTGGTGCCAACCCGACCCTGTCAAAGCATGGACAAACTGGATGCGTAAGGGTCAGTTCCCGAGCGGTAGCGGCGACTGTGAAAATCCGGTTGCGGAAACTACTTCCTTGGGCGAACAGTTCGGATTCAACGGCACGCCGACCGTCGTTTTCCCCAACGGACACACTCAAAGCGGCTACAGCCCGATGCCCCAGCTGGAGGAAATCATCCGCAAAAATCAATAA
- a CDS encoding primosomal protein N' encodes MIYHRIAVNVPLSDGLLTYSHSEPLPQGTRVLVPFRNKTVVGMVWETDIAPDMDTARILSVQTAFSDEPPLPESWRDLLSFTSRYYHYPTGQAVFAALPQGLKETRAVEMPQPPLFYALNEAGRAQTPPPARFNKKAALWDALLSGGMTMAALKQVNAQAAKLIEDWAELGWIETAEAAKPVLRSCNGQASHSEFVLNADQQKASDEIQTALGRFRPFLLYGITGSGKTEVYFDAMAKVLAQGRQVLFLLPEINLTPQLLKRVEDRFADVPTAVLHSQMAAGRRTQDYLRAMLGQAKLVIGTRLAVFTPLPDVGLIVVDEEHDGSFKQDNELRYHARDLAVWRAKQSGCPVVLGSATPSLESWHKAQSGAYRLLQLTERAHASAQLPQVEILNVGRLKLDNGFSPQALQLLKQNFEAGGMSLVYLNRRGFAPALFCGDCGHTFGCPNCSAKMVLHQRARQLRCHHCDHREPIPFKCPDCGNQDLTAVGHGTQRVEETLRAFLPKATVVRVDRDSTAHKNDWADLYRRIANDEIDILVGTQMLAKGHDFARLNLVIVLNADGSLYSADFRAPERLFAELIQVSGRAGRADKPGKVLIQTQLPEHPVFAAVKAQDYAVFAENELNERKMFAMPPFGFQTAVRADAPRVADAMEFLNAAKETLAPLLPESVSQFGAAPMLMVRLAERERAQIFLESTSRQDLHRAVSLWVQVLQQNRDGKIRWSVDVDPQEA; translated from the coding sequence ATGATCTACCACCGCATCGCCGTGAACGTGCCGCTTTCAGACGGCCTTTTGACTTATTCCCATTCCGAGCCGCTGCCGCAGGGCACGCGGGTGCTTGTGCCTTTCCGCAACAAGACCGTGGTCGGGATGGTGTGGGAAACGGATATCGCGCCTGATATGGATACGGCGCGGATTTTGAGCGTTCAGACGGCCTTTTCGGACGAACCGCCGCTGCCTGAAAGCTGGCGTGATTTGCTCTCGTTTACGTCGCGTTATTACCACTATCCGACGGGGCAGGCGGTGTTTGCCGCGCTGCCGCAGGGTTTGAAGGAAACGCGCGCGGTGGAAATGCCGCAGCCGCCCTTGTTTTATGCGTTGAACGAAGCGGGCAGGGCGCAAACGCCGCCGCCGGCGCGGTTCAACAAAAAAGCGGCTCTGTGGGACGCACTGCTGTCGGGCGGGATGACGATGGCGGCGTTGAAGCAGGTAAACGCGCAGGCGGCGAAATTAATTGAGGATTGGGCGGAGCTGGGTTGGATTGAAACGGCGGAAGCGGCGAAGCCCGTTTTAAGGTCGTGTAATGGGCAGGCTTCGCACTCTGAATTTGTGTTGAATGCCGACCAGCAGAAGGCTTCCGATGAAATTCAGACGGCATTGGGACGCTTCCGGCCGTTTCTGCTGTACGGCATCACCGGCAGCGGCAAGACCGAGGTGTATTTCGATGCGATGGCGAAAGTGTTGGCGCAGGGGCGGCAGGTGTTGTTTCTGTTGCCCGAAATCAACCTCACGCCGCAGCTTTTAAAACGGGTGGAAGACCGTTTTGCTGACGTACCGACCGCCGTGTTGCACAGCCAGATGGCGGCAGGCAGGCGCACGCAGGATTATCTGCGCGCTATGTTAGGGCAGGCGAAATTGGTCATCGGCACGCGGCTGGCGGTGTTCACGCCTTTGCCTGATGTTGGGCTGATTGTGGTCGATGAGGAACATGACGGCTCGTTCAAACAAGACAACGAATTGCGCTATCATGCCCGCGATTTGGCGGTGTGGCGGGCGAAGCAGAGCGGCTGCCCCGTCGTGTTGGGCAGTGCCACGCCCAGCTTGGAGAGCTGGCACAAGGCGCAAAGTGGCGCGTACCGCCTGCTGCAACTGACCGAGCGCGCCCATGCTTCAGCACAACTGCCGCAAGTGGAAATCCTCAACGTAGGCCGTCTGAAACTTGACAACGGCTTCTCGCCGCAAGCCTTGCAGCTTTTGAAACAGAATTTTGAAGCAGGCGGCATGTCGCTGGTGTACCTCAACCGGCGCGGCTTCGCGCCCGCGCTGTTTTGCGGCGACTGCGGCCATACCTTCGGCTGCCCGAACTGCTCCGCCAAAATGGTGCTGCACCAACGCGCCCGCCAACTGCGCTGCCACCACTGCGACCACCGCGAACCCATACCGTTCAAATGTCCCGACTGCGGCAACCAAGACCTGACCGCCGTCGGACACGGCACACAGCGCGTCGAAGAAACCCTGCGCGCCTTCCTGCCGAAAGCAACCGTTGTCCGCGTCGACAGGGACAGCACCGCGCACAAAAACGACTGGGCAGATTTGTACCGCCGCATCGCCAACGACGAAATCGACATTCTGGTCGGCACGCAGATGCTCGCCAAAGGCCATGATTTCGCGCGGCTCAACCTCGTTATCGTGTTGAACGCCGACGGCAGCCTGTACAGCGCGGATTTCCGCGCGCCGGAAAGGCTGTTTGCCGAGCTGATACAAGTGTCCGGCAGGGCGGGGCGCGCCGACAAACCCGGCAAGGTGTTGATACAGACCCAACTGCCCGAACATCCCGTCTTCGCCGCCGTCAAAGCGCAGGATTATGCCGTGTTTGCCGAAAACGAATTGAACGAGCGAAAAATGTTCGCCATGCCGCCTTTCGGTTTTCAAACCGCCGTCCGTGCCGATGCGCCGCGTGTTGCCGATGCGATGGAATTTCTCAATGCCGCCAAAGAAACCCTTGCCCCGCTTTTGCCCGAAAGCGTTTCCCAGTTCGGCGCCGCCCCCATGCTGATGGTGCGTCTTGCCGAACGCGAACGCGCGCAAATCTTCCTCGAATCGACATCTCGACAGGATTTGCACCGCGCCGTGAGTTTGTGGGTGCAGGTGTTGCAGCAGAACCGCGACGGCAAAATCAGATGGTCGGTGGATGTCGATCCGCAGGAGGCTTGA
- a CDS encoding NnrS family protein, which translates to MNKFFTHPMRPFFVGAAVLAILGALVFFINPGAIVLHRQIFLELMLPAAYGGFLTAAFLDWTGFSGNLKPAATLMAVLLLVTAVLLPFLPQLAAFFVAAYWLVLLLFCAWLIWLDRNTDNFALLTLLAAFTVFQTAYAATGDLNLLRAQVHLNMAAVMFVSVRVSVLLGAEALKKCRLKDPVFIPNVVYKNIAITFLLLHAAAELWLPAQTAGFTALAVGFILLAKLRELHHHELLRKHYVRTYYLLQLFAAAGYLWTGAAKLQNLPASAPLHLITLGGMMGGVMMVWLTAGLWHSGFTKLDYPKLCRIAVPILFAAAVSRAVLMNVNPIFFITIPAILTAAVFVLYLLTFVPIFRANAFTDDPE; encoded by the coding sequence ATGAATAAATTTTTTACCCATCCTATGCGCCCGTTTTTCGTCGGTGCGGCAGTACTTGCCATACTCGGTGCGTTGGTGTTTTTCATCAACCCCGGTGCCATCGTCCTGCACCGCCAAATTTTCTTGGAACTTATGCTGCCGGCGGCATACGGCGGTTTTTTGACTGCCGCTTTTTTGGACTGGACGGGTTTTTCGGGCAACCTGAAACCTGCCGCTACTTTGATGGCGGTGTTGTTGCTTGTTACGGCTGTTTTATTGCCATTTTTACCGCAACTTGCCGCATTTTTCGTTGCCGCCTATTGGCTGGTGTTGCTGCTGTTCTGCGCCTGGCTGATTTGGCTCGACCGCAACACTGACAACTTCGCTCTTTTGACGTTGCTTGCCGCATTTACCGTTTTTCAGACGGCATACGCTGCAACCGGCGATTTAAACCTGTTGCGCGCGCAAGTGCATTTGAACATGGCAGCGGTCATGTTCGTATCCGTGCGCGTCAGCGTCCTTTTGGGCGCGGAAGCCCTCAAAAAATGCCGTCTGAAAGACCCTGTATTCATCCCCAACGTTGTCTATAAAAACATCGCCATCACCTTCCTGTTGCTGCACGCCGCCGCCGAACTTTGGCTGCCCGCGCAAACCGCCGGTTTTACCGCGCTCGCCGTCGGCTTTATCCTGCTCGCCAAGCTGCGTGAGCTTCACCATCATGAACTCCTGCGCAAACACTACGTCCGCACTTATTACCTGCTCCAGCTTTTTGCCGCCGCAGGCTATTTGTGGACAGGCGCGGCGAAACTGCAAAACCTGCCCGCCTCCGCGCCCCTACACCTGATTACCCTCGGCGGCATGATGGGCGGCGTGATGATGGTGTGGCTGACCGCCGGACTGTGGCACAGCGGCTTTACCAAACTCGACTACCCGAAACTCTGCCGCATCGCCGTCCCCATTCTTTTCGCCGCCGCCGTCTCGCGCGCTGTTTTAATGAACGTGAACCCGATATTCTTCATCACCATCCCCGCGATTCTGACCGCCGCCGTGTTCGTGCTTTACCTGCTGACATTCGTACCTATTTTTCGGGCGAACGCGTTTACAGACGATCCGGAATAA
- a CDS encoding ATP-binding cassette domain-containing protein encodes MLSLENVRFEILRDPIVRDFSLNLQHGEVKALFGPSGCGKTTVLRLIAGLETPKSGTIRNTFRKTGFLFQENRLPENLTAMQNIAIFMDKPDEGEIIALAAKVGLTAGDLNKYPTELSGGMAKRVAFLRLLLCGCDLALLDEPFVGLDRDLRDILVAMLVEKIEQQGMACMLVTHDRFEAARLSHEIMLLSAKGMNVQNVIALPTPLSERDSAFEEGVVAREFRGIHYYE; translated from the coding sequence ATGCTCAGCCTTGAAAACGTGCGTTTTGAAATTCTCCGCGACCCCATCGTGCGCGATTTCAGTTTGAACCTGCAACACGGCGAAGTGAAAGCCTTGTTCGGGCCGAGCGGCTGCGGCAAGACGACGGTTTTGCGGCTGATCGCGGGCTTGGAAACGCCGAAATCGGGCACGATACGCAATACTTTCCGCAAAACGGGTTTTCTGTTTCAAGAAAACCGCCTGCCGGAAAACCTGACCGCGATGCAGAATATCGCGATTTTTATGGACAAACCCGATGAAGGCGAAATCATCGCACTGGCGGCGAAAGTCGGGTTGACTGCGGGCGATTTGAACAAATATCCGACCGAGTTGTCCGGCGGCATGGCGAAACGGGTGGCATTTTTACGCCTGCTGCTGTGTGGCTGCGACCTTGCCTTGCTGGACGAGCCGTTTGTCGGGTTGGACCGCGATTTGCGCGATATTTTGGTCGCCATGCTGGTGGAAAAAATCGAGCAGCAGGGCATGGCGTGTATGCTGGTAACGCATGACCGCTTCGAAGCCGCGCGCCTGAGCCATGAAATTATGCTGCTTTCCGCTAAGGGCATGAACGTGCAAAATGTGATTGCCCTGCCCACGCCGCTGTCCGAACGCGATTCGGCTTTTGAAGAAGGCGTGGTGGCAAGGGAGTTTCGGGGGATTCATTATTATGAGTGA
- a CDS encoding ABC transporter permease subunit, whose translation MIKTDKIRKPQPAVFYIIDYLWSGFAGLSVAMVVVALWAWGSAVFGEFMLPEPVEVFQKSFDLLKHFQENEIGISLWRSVVGISVALVAGLAAGLVAGSFKTAMALLKPVITILLAMPPIIWVVMALFWFGFGNPSVLFTIIVLVAPLTFASAAVGMASVNKQYEELFDAYKLGRLKKIRYLYIPHLTGYVISSIGVAVAMGVKVVIMAELLGASEGVGARIADARAMLETSTVMAYVVLVIVFVSLFEYLITKPLEILFMPWRR comes from the coding sequence ATGATTAAAACCGACAAAATCCGCAAACCGCAGCCTGCGGTGTTTTACATCATCGACTACCTTTGGAGCGGCTTTGCCGGTCTGAGTGTGGCGATGGTGGTGGTGGCGTTGTGGGCATGGGGCAGTGCCGTGTTCGGCGAGTTTATGCTGCCTGAGCCGGTGGAGGTGTTTCAAAAGTCGTTTGATTTATTGAAACATTTTCAGGAAAACGAAATTGGGATTTCTCTATGGCGGTCGGTGGTGGGGATTTCGGTTGCGCTGGTAGCGGGATTGGCGGCGGGGCTGGTGGCGGGCAGTTTTAAGACGGCGATGGCGTTGCTTAAGCCTGTGATTACGATTTTGTTGGCGATGCCGCCGATTATTTGGGTGGTGATGGCCCTGTTTTGGTTTGGTTTCGGCAATCCGAGCGTGCTGTTTACCATTATTGTGTTGGTTGCGCCACTGACGTTTGCGAGTGCGGCGGTCGGGATGGCGAGTGTGAACAAGCAGTATGAGGAGTTGTTTGACGCTTATAAATTAGGCCGTCTGAAAAAAATCCGTTATCTGTATATCCCGCATCTGACGGGCTATGTGATTTCCAGCATCGGCGTGGCGGTGGCGATGGGGGTAAAGGTGGTGATTATGGCGGAACTCTTGGGCGCGAGCGAAGGCGTGGGTGCGCGGATTGCGGACGCGAGGGCGATGCTGGAGACTTCGACGGTGATGGCTTATGTGGTGTTGGTTATCGTGTTTGTGTCGCTGTTTGAATACCTGATTACCAAGCCTTTGGAAATTTTGTTTATGCCGTGGAGGAGATGA
- a CDS encoding ABC transporter substrate-binding protein, whose product MELKRRDFLKMTAALAAAGVSPSLLAAGKEQFTVYGAPAMPSVTIAVAALQGKLAKQADVSLKIWRSPDQLRAGVASGQFKVMMSPSNVGVNLRNQGQKVGMVNILTNGITQLMCKGSAIASPQDLVGKKILVPFKNDMPDIVLQALLKKLRIDAHKVGITYTATPPEAVGLFLSKDYHAAILPEPMATASLLKGKTMGVNVVRGFDLVKAWGQAFDTKPLIPMAGIIANEEYFHAHKAQFDLFHQDLKNALNWILANRQSAAKIGKNYLPAPEPALVMGLDGARLTVSKGSEVKNEILKFYEILMQFNPKLLGGKLPDNGFFLA is encoded by the coding sequence ATGGAACTGAAAAGACGTGATTTCTTAAAAATGACCGCCGCGCTGGCAGCCGCAGGCGTTTCGCCTTCGCTATTGGCGGCGGGTAAAGAACAATTTACCGTGTACGGCGCACCGGCAATGCCCAGCGTTACCATCGCCGTAGCGGCGTTGCAAGGCAAGCTGGCGAAGCAGGCGGACGTGTCGCTGAAAATCTGGCGTTCGCCCGACCAACTGCGCGCGGGCGTAGCGAGCGGACAATTTAAAGTGATGATGAGTCCGAGCAATGTCGGCGTGAACCTGCGCAACCAAGGGCAGAAAGTCGGTATGGTGAATATTTTGACCAACGGCATCACGCAGCTGATGTGCAAAGGCAGCGCGATTGCCTCGCCGCAGGACTTGGTCGGCAAAAAAATCCTCGTGCCGTTTAAAAACGATATGCCCGACATCGTGCTGCAAGCCTTGTTGAAAAAACTGAGAATCGACGCGCACAAAGTCGGCATCACCTACACCGCCACGCCGCCCGAAGCAGTCGGACTGTTTTTAAGCAAAGACTACCACGCCGCCATCCTGCCCGAACCGATGGCGACCGCCAGCCTGCTCAAAGGCAAAACCATGGGCGTAAACGTCGTGCGCGGCTTTGATTTGGTGAAGGCATGGGGACAGGCGTTTGACACCAAACCGCTGATTCCGATGGCAGGCATCATCGCCAACGAAGAATATTTCCACGCACACAAGGCACAGTTCGACCTCTTCCATCAGGATTTGAAAAACGCGCTCAACTGGATACTCGCCAACCGCCAAAGCGCGGCGAAAATCGGCAAAAACTACCTCCCCGCCCCCGAACCCGCCCTAGTCATGGGCTTGGACGGCGCGCGGCTGACGGTAAGCAAAGGCAGCGAAGTGAAAAACGAGATTTTGAAGTTTTACGAAATCCTGATGCAGTTCAACCCGAAACTTCTGGGCGGCAAACTGCCGGATAACGGGTTCTTCTTGGCTTAA